From the genome of Leptodactylus fuscus isolate aLepFus1 chromosome 1, aLepFus1.hap2, whole genome shotgun sequence, one region includes:
- the LOC142190234 gene encoding uncharacterized protein LOC142190234 — translation MRIQEDPYVSGDEECEEDIPTGTRPDDCTRSSKGHLISTDYKAGDHGITQDPYEKHVITLDIPSAQKIHEGEKPYSCPECGKCFTHKSSLVTHQRIHTGEKPYLCPECGKCFTHRSSLVIHKRIHTGEKPYLCPECGKCFANKSSFAEHQKAHTGEKPYSCPECGKCFAQKSEIVQHQRTHTGEKPYSCSECGKCFTQKSSLVIHQRIHTGEKPHSCPKCGKCFTYKSSLVVHQTAHTGENPYSCLECGKSFTRKLHLVRHQSMHKGEKPYLCPECGKCFSQKSHLVEHQKTHTREKPYSCPECGKCFSQKSNFVKHQRTHTGEKPYSCPECGKCFTHKSSLVTHQRIHTGEKPYLCPECGKCFTHKSSLVEHQTTHTGEKPYSCPDCGKCFTRKSHLVKHQKRHTGEKPYSYPEYGKCFAHK, via the exons atgagaatacaggaagatccctatgtgagtggtgatgaggagtgtgaggaggacattcctacagggacccgcccag atgactgtaccaggagctcaaagggacatctgatatctacagattataaagcagggGATCATGGTATCACTCAAGATCCATATGAAAAACATGTCATTACCTTAGATATTCCCTCAGCCCAGAAAATTCAcgaaggagagaagccatattcatgcccagagtgtgggaaatgttttactcacaaatccagtcttgttacacatcagagaattcacacaggagagaagccatatttatgcccagaatgtgggaaatgttttactcacagatcaagtcttgttatacataagagaattcacacaggagagaagccatatttatgcccagaatgtgggaaatgttttgctaacAAATCAAGTTTTGCTGAACATCAAAaagctcacacaggagagaagccatattcatgcccagaatgtgggaaatgttttgctcagaaatcggaaattgttcaacatcaaagaacacacactggggagaagccatattcatgttcagaatgtgggaaatgttttactcagaaatcaagtcttgttatacatcagagaattcacacaggagagaagccacattCTTGCCccaaatgtgggaaatgttttacttacaAATCAAGTCTTGTTGTGCATCAAACCGCTCACACGGGAGAGAATCCAtattcatgcctagaatgtgggaaaagttttactcGGAAATtacatcttgttagacatcagagcatgcacaaaggagagaagccatatttatgcccagaatgtgggaaatgtttttctcagaaatcacatcttgttgaacatcaaaaaactcacacaagggagaagccatattcatgcccagaatgtgggaaatgtttttctcagaaatcaaattttgttaaacatcaaagaactcacacaggagaaaagccatattcatgcccagaatgtgggaaatgttttactcacaaatcaagtcttgttacacatcagagaattcacacaggagagaagccatatttatgcccagaatgtgggaaatgttttactcacaaatcaagtcttgttgaacatcaaacaactcacacgggagagaagccatattcatgcccagattgtgggaaatgttttactcggaaatcacatcttgtgaAGCATCAAAaacgtcacacaggagagaagccatattcttaCCCAGAATATGGGAAATGCTTTGCTCACAAAtag